Proteins from one Sarcophilus harrisii chromosome 2, mSarHar1.11, whole genome shotgun sequence genomic window:
- the KIFBP gene encoding KIF-binding protein, with product MATPAAWAAACERFRTSLSLSQVESQKDPENDPYKSKYRARELLQEVKALLGPAADEDEDEEAGGGPGAEEGPAAERAGPGAGAEPSTRAVRLAAVELQLGLNHLDTEELAAGEEHLQNCLRLVRRSRLEPAAVSLHLQAQNNLGILWSERDEIETAQTYLESAEALYNQYMKEIGNPPLDPNEHFLPEEEKLTEQERSRRFEKAYTHTLYYLAQVYQHLEMIEKAAQYCHTTLKRQLEYSGYHPVEWAINAATLSQYYINKQCFMESRHCLSAASVIFSQAEQTPSTEDTETEQDQQDLRQRKAEIARCWIKYCLNLLQNAQASLEDNIGELDLDKQAELKAQRKREEDEKENGRKKVVLFGTSDVCDAILAMEEKVACVPPLDFREAREVFLVGQNYVFEAKEYFQVDGYITDHIEIVQDHSSLFKVLAFFEEDYERRCKMHKRRIDMLEPLTVDLNPQYYLLINRQLQFELAHTYYEMMDLKVAIANRLEELDSHTIKKINSLAQSAIKYYELFLDSLKDPNKVFPEQLGEDVLRPALVAKFHIARLYGKLITSDGRKELDNMQASLEYYTFLVDYCERYPEAVRAVDTELELSKEMAGLLPAKMERLRAKLSPFT from the exons ATGGCGACCCCGGCGGCCTGGGCCGCGGCCTGCGAGAGGTTCCGCACGTCTCTGTCCCTGTCGCAGGTGGAGTCTCAGAAGGATCCGGAGAACGACCCTTACAAGTCTAAGTACCGCGCCCGGGAACTGCTGCAGGAGGTGAAGGCGCTGTTGGGGCCCGCGGCCGACGAGGACGAGGACGAGGAGGCGGGCGGAGGCCCGGGCGCGGAGGAGGGGCCTGCGGCGGAGCGCGCCGGGCCGGGGGCCGGGGCTGAGCCCAGCACGCGGGCCGTGCGTCTGGCCGCCGTGGAGCTGCAGCTGGGCCTCAATCATCTCGACACGGAAGAGCTGGCGGCCGGCGAGGAACACCTGCAAAACTGCCTGCGCCTGGTGCGGCGCAGCCGCCTCGAGCCCGCCGCCGTGTCCCTGCACCTGCAGGCCCAG aaTAATCTGGGTATCCTGTGGTCTGAAAGAGATGAAATTGAGACTGCACAAACTTACCTAGAGTCTGCAGAAGCCCTGTATAATCAGTATATGAAAGAG ATTGGGAACCCTCCTCTTGATCCCAATGAGCACTTTCTGCCCGAGGAAGAGAAGCTTACGGAGCAGGAGAGATCCAGAAG ATTTGAGAAGGCGTATACTCATACCTTGTATTACCTGGCTCAAGTCTATCAGCACTTGGAAATGATTGAGAAAGCTGCTCAGTATTGCCACACCACCCTTAAACGACAGCTGGAATACAGTGGCTACCACCCTGTAGAATGGGCTATCAATGCTGCTACCTTGTCCCAATATTACATCAATAAG CAATGTTTTATGGAGTCCAGACATTGTTTATCCGCTGCCAGTGTCATCTTTAGCCAGGCCGAACAGACTCCATCAACAGAAGACA CCGAAACAGAACAAGACCAACAAGATCTTCGtcagagaaaagcagaaattgcCAGATGCTGGATTAAATACTGCTTGAATCTCCTACAGAATGCACAGGCCTCACTGGAG gaCAACATAGGAGAACTTGACCTTGATAAACAGGCTGAACTCAAAgctcagagaaaaagggaagaagatgagaaggaaaatggcagGAAGAAAGTGGTCCTCTTTGGCACTAGCGACGTGTGCGACGCCATCTTGGCCATGGAGGAGAAGGTGGCCTGTGTGCCCCCGTTAGACTTTAGGGAAGCCAGAGAGGTGTTTTTAGTGGGCCAGAACTACGTGTTCGAGGCCAAGGAGTACTTTCAGGTTGATGGGTATATCACTGACCATATCGAAATTGTCCAGGACCACAGTTCTCTGTTTAAGGTGCTGGCCTTCTTTGAAGAGGACTATGAGAGGCGCTGCAAGATGCACAAGCGGAGAATAGACATGCTAGAGCCCCTCACAGTAGACCTCAATCCACAGTATTATCTGTTGATCAACCGGCAGCTTCAGTTTGAGCTGGCCCACACCTATTATGAGATGATGGACTTAAAGGTAGCCATCGCCAACAGGCTAGAGGAGCTCGATTCACACAcgataaagaaaatcaattcccTGGCCCAGTCAGCCATCAAGTACTATGAACTCTTCCTAGACTCCCTTAAGGACCCCAATAAGGTGTTTCCAGAGCAGCTCGGGGAAGACGTTCTCCGTCCTGCCCTGGTAGCCAAGTTCCACATTGCTCGACTCTATGGCAAACTCATCACTTCTGATGGTAGGAAGGAGTTAGACAACATGCAGGCTTCCTTGGAATACTACACGTTCTTGGTTGACTACTGTGAGAGGTACCCCGAGGCCGTCCGTGCCGTAGACACTGAGCTAGAACTCAGTAAAGAGATGGCAGGGCTGCTGCCAGCCAAAATGGAGAGGCTGCGAGCCAAGCTGAGTCCCTTTACTTAA